TCGACTCAAGCACCTCGCTGCGTGAGCCTTGGTCCGGATCTCTTTCTCTTTCGCCGTCTTCGTTCAATCCGATGATCTGACGCAGGAAGTAACGCTGGAAGCGCATATAGGGCGCCGCGCGGCCGACCTTGGCGACCGCGGCGTTGACATAAGACGCCGCGCCGACCGAATTGGCGAGCCCGTAGCCGGCGTCTATCTCAGGGTTGAGGTAGACGGCGCCGCCGTCCCACAAGCGCAGGCCAAGGAAAAGATTGGTGGTCGAGCCGACATTGGCCTTGCCGCCGGAAGGAAAGCTGTTGGGGCCGTCATAGAGCGCGCGAAACCGAGGATAGGCCTGGACGACATTCGTCGTCTGCGCATGCACGCTGTAGCGTTCAGGGGCGTCCGGATCGCTGGCGTTCCCGCCATTGCCCGAATTCTGGCCGTCATGCGCGTGCTGGCCGTAGTGCAATTCGCCTAAAATCTCGCTCTTCGCGCCGAAATGGTAATTCAGACCGAATCGCAGCAGATGGTTCTCATTGCGCATGCGCGACGCATAGGAATAGCCGGCCCCATTGTCGAAGACCTGTGTGTTCAGCGACTGATTGAGGAAGAGATATTCGGCGCGCGCCGACCAATTGTCGGCGAAGGCGTATTCGAAGCCGGCGCCGATCGCATATTTCATCCGCGAGGATTGCGACCAGGGCGCGTAGAAAATCGCGTCGGGTCCGCCCGCGCCGAGCGTCAAGGTCGCCGGACCTCTCGCGCCGCCCGCCGCGACGCCGCCCGTGAGATAAAAGAGCGAGCGGTCCCATGCGTAGCCGACGCGCCCGCGAATGCTCGCGAAGAAATTCGCGCTGGAATTAGATGAGAGCGTGAAGACCGGCGGCGCCGGATAGGCGGGCGAAGTCAAATATGCGCCGGTCGGCCCGCGCCTGCCGTCGAGAAGGCTGAGATCGGTTTCGAAACCCCAGACGAAGGGGCCGCGCTGCCAATTATATCCGACCTGCACGCCGACGGTGACGCCTGGGCGCGTCACGCCACTCGGATAAAGATCGAAGGCGGGCGCACCGAAGCCGCTCGCCGCCTGCAGCCGCTCGCCTGCGTGCAGAGGAACGGCGCCGCCGAGGCTCGTACCCATATACATGCCGACCCAGCTGAACACCGGCGGCCGGTCTTCGCAGCGCGCCGCGTTCCCATGCAACGCGCAAAATGCAAAGCTAAGAGCGACGACAAAAGACAGGCGCGCGGCGGCGCTCGTCGGCGCTCCATGTCGAGGGGCGGCGACGCTCGATTTCGGGCTGGATCGAGGCCTGCGCATGCGCTGTTAAGAACCTTGCCGGCGGCGTCTCCGTTGGATAGCGATAAGGCTGCGCCAGAACCAAGCGCAGCGCGAATCATCCTTTGGCCAAATAGTAAAACTCTGTGACAGATTTTCGCAGCGACTATTGGCGCAGTCCTTGCTTTGAACTGTAAAAAACGGCCGCCAGCCGCGCATACAAAGGCGGGCCGCCAAGAGGGAGTTCTTGCAATGGACTCACGCATAACGCAGTTCGATGAACTGGCTGGAGCGGACGGCCGCACCCGCGCCCCTTATCGCAAGCTTTCGCAATGGCTCGCCGAAACCCCGCCCGAGCTCCTGGCCTCGCGGCGCGAACAGGCGGAGCTGCTTTTTCGTCGCATCGGCATCACCTTCGCGGTCTATGGCGCGCAGGAGGCGACCGAGCGCCTCATTCCCTTCGATATCCTGCCGCGCATACTCTCGCGCAGCGAATGGACGACGCTTGAAAAAGGTCTGATCCAGCGCGTCACCGCGCTCAACGCGTTTCTTGCCGACATCTACGGCGCCGGCGAGATCTTGAGGGCTGGAATCGTTCCTGCGGATATCGTCTATCGCAACCCGGCCTATTGCCCCGAGATGGCGGGCCGTCGCGTGCCCTTCGATATTTACGTGCATATCGCTGGCGTCGACATCGTGCGCACCGACGATCAGGGCTTTTTCGTTCTAGAGGACAATGCTCGGACGCCGTCTGGGGTTTCTTATATGCTCGAGAACCGCGAAGTGATGATGCGGCTTTTTCCCGAGCTTTTCGCGCTGCATCGCGTCGCGCCCATCGAAAACTATCCCGACGAGCTGCTTGCGACTTTGCGCTCGGTCGCGCCGCAGCGCGCCAACGGCGATCCGACGATCGTCTTGATGACGCCCGGCCAGTACAATTCAGCCTTCTACGAACATTCGTTTCTCGCCGATAAGCTCGGCGTCGAGCTTGTCGAGGGCCGCGATCTCTTCGTTCGCGACGACGTCGTCTATATGCGCACGACCGAGGGCCCGCGCCGCGTCGACGTCATTTATCGGCGCATCGACGACGACTTTCTCGACCCGCTGTGCTTCCGGCCGGATTCGGCGCTCGGCGTCGCCGGGCTGATGGGCGCCTATCAATCAGGCAATGTGACGCTGGCGAATGCAGTCGGCGCCGGCGCCGCCGACGACAAGGCGATGTACACCTACATGCCTGACATTATTCAGTTTTATCTGGGCGAAGCGCCGCTCCTGCAGAATGTTCAGACCTTCCGCTGCCGCGAAACGGAAGCGCTGACCTACGTCCTCGATCATCTCGATGAACTCGTCGTCAAGGAAGTGAACGGCTCCGGCGGCTACGGCATGCTTGTGGGACCGCATGCGACGAGGGCGCAGATCGAGGAGTTTCGCGCAAAGCTTAAGGCGCATCCGGAGATTTTCATCGCTCAGCCGACGCTGGCGCTCTCGACATGCCCCATTGCTATGGCGTCAGGCGTCGCCCCACGCCACGTCGATCTTCGGCCCTTCGTGCTGCAGGGAGCCAATGGCGCCCGCGTCGTGCCGGGCGGTTTGACCCGGGTCGCGATGACGGAGAAATCGCTCGTCGTGAATTCGAGCCAGGGCGGCGGCACCAAGGACACCTGGGTGATCGACGACGCGTGGAGCGCCGAAGAGGCGATGGGGCAAGCGTGAGAAGACGCTCGCAAACGCCGCGATGAACATCGATGATCTCCAAAGCGACTCATAAACGGACGTGCTGATGCTTTCCCGCACCGCCGACAATCTGTACTGGCTCGCCCGCTACATGGAGCGCGCCGACTTCCTGGCGCGCGCCATCCAGGCGTCGCGGCGCCTCGCCGCGCTGCCCAAGGCCTATGGCGGCGACGAAACCGAGTGGGAAAGCGTGCTGCTGTCGTCGGGCGCGTCGCTATCGTTCGATGCCTCCGGACGCCCCGTCGATGAAGCCAACGTCATCGAGTTTCTCACCTTCGCGCCGGAAAATCCGGGATCGATCCGCAACTGCCTGGAGCAGGCGCGCGCCAACGCCCGCGCCGTGCGCACGGCGTTGACCATCGAAATGTGGGAGTCGATCAACGACGCCTATCTGGAAATGCGCGCGCTAGAGTCGCGCGGCGTCGTCCCTTGCGCCGAGGAGCTGGCGCGCTTTCTCGAGGTCATCAAGCAGACGTCGCTGACCTATGACGGCGGCGCCTATCGCACCATGCTGCGCAACGACGCCTATTGGTTCTCGCGCGTCGGGCTTTTCATCGAACGCGCCGACAACACGGCGCGTTTGCTCGACGTCAAATATCATGTGCTGCTGCCCGAGAAGGAGATCGTCGGCGGTTC
Above is a genomic segment from Methylocystis rosea containing:
- a CDS encoding carbohydrate porin, with the translated sequence MYMGTSLGGAVPLHAGERLQAASGFGAPAFDLYPSGVTRPGVTVGVQVGYNWQRGPFVWGFETDLSLLDGRRGPTGAYLTSPAYPAPPVFTLSSNSSANFFASIRGRVGYAWDRSLFYLTGGVAAGGARGPATLTLGAGGPDAIFYAPWSQSSRMKYAIGAGFEYAFADNWSARAEYLFLNQSLNTQVFDNGAGYSYASRMRNENHLLRFGLNYHFGAKSEILGELHYGQHAHDGQNSGNGGNASDPDAPERYSVHAQTTNVVQAYPRFRALYDGPNSFPSGGKANVGSTTNLFLGLRLWDGGAVYLNPEIDAGYGLANSVGAASYVNAAVAKVGRAAPYMRFQRYFLRQIIGLNEDGERERDPDQGSRSEVLESTQNQISGKVDKNRIVVTLGKFAVGDVFDDNVYAHDPTTGFLNFAFNTMGAFDYAADAWGYTYGLAAEWKQDWWTARGGVFQLSTTPNSFDIEPQLFRQFMGVAEFEARYDLFEQPGAIKFLVYGDNGYLSKIDDVIRYAYLAGDFPPRVDTARGRAVKTGGGINVKQQVAPHLGFFLRASMADGRYETVDYTDIDRSVAFGFVAGGALWGCDDDEIGVAGAFSGLHGSRVRYFELGGTSVYIGDGALSYAGEKNMEAYYKIGFGKNIDATFDYQLLVNPAHNSARGPVNVFGLRLRAAF
- a CDS encoding circularly permuted type 2 ATP-grasp protein, which encodes MDSRITQFDELAGADGRTRAPYRKLSQWLAETPPELLASRREQAELLFRRIGITFAVYGAQEATERLIPFDILPRILSRSEWTTLEKGLIQRVTALNAFLADIYGAGEILRAGIVPADIVYRNPAYCPEMAGRRVPFDIYVHIAGVDIVRTDDQGFFVLEDNARTPSGVSYMLENREVMMRLFPELFALHRVAPIENYPDELLATLRSVAPQRANGDPTIVLMTPGQYNSAFYEHSFLADKLGVELVEGRDLFVRDDVVYMRTTEGPRRVDVIYRRIDDDFLDPLCFRPDSALGVAGLMGAYQSGNVTLANAVGAGAADDKAMYTYMPDIIQFYLGEAPLLQNVQTFRCRETEALTYVLDHLDELVVKEVNGSGGYGMLVGPHATRAQIEEFRAKLKAHPEIFIAQPTLALSTCPIAMASGVAPRHVDLRPFVLQGANGARVVPGGLTRVAMTEKSLVVNSSQGGGTKDTWVIDDAWSAEEAMGQA
- a CDS encoding alpha-E domain-containing protein, with the translated sequence MLSRTADNLYWLARYMERADFLARAIQASRRLAALPKAYGGDETEWESVLLSSGASLSFDASGRPVDEANVIEFLTFAPENPGSIRNCLEQARANARAVRTALTIEMWESINDAYLEMRALESRGVVPCAEELARFLEVIKQTSLTYDGGAYRTMLRNDAYWFSRVGLFIERADNTARLLDVKYHVLLPEKEIVGGSLDYFQWSAILRAVSAHTAYHWVYRTSMKPWLVADLLILRPEMPRSLISCYESIVRNLDNLARAHGRQGVSQRHARGVYGKLEKLNMESVFQGGLHEFVQSFISENNRLAALISEQYLF